One genomic window of Evansella cellulosilytica DSM 2522 includes the following:
- a CDS encoding cytochrome c oxidase subunit II has protein sequence MKMHLDEKIWLILSFGMILGFMLFTGYQTFVLGMGPPSSMETIDPQNVEETEPFNNPGITQIGENEYEVVMILELFMFTPGDIEIPAGSTVHFTMTSKDVTHGIQVPGTNLNAMVTPGHIQKITQTFHEPGEYIVLCNEYCGIGHQHMATTITVK, from the coding sequence ATGAAAATGCATCTTGATGAAAAGATTTGGCTTATATTAAGTTTTGGGATGATTTTAGGCTTTATGTTATTTACTGGTTACCAAACATTCGTGTTAGGCATGGGTCCTCCTAGTAGTATGGAAACGATTGACCCACAAAATGTAGAAGAGACTGAACCTTTTAATAATCCAGGCATAACACAAATTGGAGAAAATGAGTATGAAGTCGTTATGATATTAGAGCTATTTATGTTCACGCCTGGAGATATAGAAATCCCAGCAGGTTCCACTGTCCATTTTACGATGACATCTAAAGATGTAACTCACGGGATTCAAGTTCCAGGTACGAACTTAAACGCGATGGTAACACCTGGTCATATTCAAAAAATCACACAAACGTTTCATGAACCTGGCGAGTATATCGTGCTTTGTAATGAATATTGCGGTATTGGACATCAGCATATGGCAACAACCATCACTGTGAAATAA
- a CDS encoding cbb3-type cytochrome c oxidase subunit I, translating to MEAIHSINRKSTNVLGISREDALLSKSYLIVAFTALLLGGSLGILQVLNRAGLFELPHWFDYYQVLTAHGLLLILVLSAFFTIGYFFAAHSHALGGLLPKVRKMAWIGFGMKIFGFVLVVIPIITGDASVLFTFYPPMAASPMFYFGLVFIVLGVWMCAFASFRQVAIWRKNNKGEHLPIISYFATGVFVLLFFGSVPVAIEVFMIIPWVLEWVETINVMLARTLFWAFGHTLVNIWYLTAISAWYVVVPKVIGGRRFSDTLTRVVIILLVILNIPGGFHHQIIDPGISESVKFLHVFMSLAVGFPSLMTAYAMFATFERTSRRKGGKGVFGWIKKMPWGDVRFLAPFLAMLAFIPGGAGGIVQSTNQLNQVVHNTLWVVGHFHLTLGTTVVLTFFGISYWLVPFISKRVLTPSINKLGVITSLLWAIGMAIMAGSMHVVGLLGSPRRTSYTTYGDNLTALSWDPYLLLLVIGGLFLLVAGALQVYAIIYLMFFAPQGQTEFPMADVEEDAVKTPYWTERWGIIIFIMLLVIAMGYVIPIVEFIVHAPPGSPPFRTW from the coding sequence GTGGAAGCAATTCATTCTATTAATCGTAAATCAACTAACGTTCTCGGTATAAGTCGGGAGGACGCTCTATTATCGAAATCATATTTAATCGTGGCGTTTACAGCATTACTACTTGGTGGCTCATTAGGCATCTTACAAGTACTTAATCGAGCTGGGCTTTTCGAATTACCACATTGGTTTGATTATTATCAAGTATTAACAGCACATGGTCTTCTATTAATACTCGTATTATCTGCATTTTTTACTATTGGTTATTTCTTTGCTGCTCATTCACACGCATTAGGAGGACTTTTGCCTAAAGTAAGAAAAATGGCTTGGATAGGCTTTGGAATGAAGATATTCGGCTTTGTTTTAGTTGTCATTCCAATAATTACTGGAGATGCTAGTGTCCTTTTTACCTTTTATCCTCCAATGGCAGCATCACCAATGTTTTACTTTGGGCTAGTATTTATCGTACTTGGGGTATGGATGTGTGCCTTTGCTTCTTTTCGTCAAGTAGCTATTTGGCGTAAAAACAATAAAGGAGAACATTTACCTATCATTTCCTATTTCGCTACAGGTGTATTTGTTCTACTCTTTTTCGGTAGTGTACCAGTTGCAATTGAAGTATTTATGATTATTCCATGGGTTCTAGAGTGGGTAGAAACTATTAATGTCATGCTTGCTAGAACATTGTTTTGGGCATTTGGTCATACTCTCGTAAACATTTGGTATTTAACAGCCATTTCAGCCTGGTATGTTGTTGTACCAAAGGTGATTGGTGGTAGGAGATTTAGCGACACATTAACACGAGTTGTTATTATTTTACTTGTCATTTTAAACATTCCAGGAGGGTTCCATCACCAAATCATTGATCCTGGGATTTCGGAATCTGTAAAGTTTTTACATGTCTTTATGAGTTTAGCTGTTGGCTTCCCTTCTTTAATGACTGCATATGCGATGTTTGCAACATTTGAAAGAACGTCTAGACGTAAGGGTGGAAAAGGTGTATTCGGTTGGATTAAAAAAATGCCGTGGGGAGACGTTCGCTTTCTTGCTCCTTTTTTAGCAATGCTTGCATTCATTCCCGGTGGAGCTGGTGGAATAGTACAAAGCACAAACCAATTAAACCAAGTCGTCCATAATACACTTTGGGTCGTCGGCCATTTTCACTTAACACTTGGAACAACTGTCGTCCTTACTTTCTTCGGGATTAGTTACTGGCTCGTGCCTTTTATCTCAAAACGAGTATTAACTCCATCTATTAATAAGTTAGGTGTTATCACTTCACTTTTATGGGCTATTGGTATGGCAATTATGGCTGGTTCCATGCATGTAGTAGGATTATTAGGCTCACCGCGGAGAACGTCCTATACAACATATGGAGATAACCTAACAGCACTTAGTTGGGATCCATATTTATTATTATTAGTCATTGGTGGTTTATTTCTACTAGTAGCTGGTGCTCTTCAAGTTTATGCAATCATTTACCTCATGTTCTTTGCACCTCAAGGGCAAACGGAATTTCCGATGGCTGATGTGGAGGAAGATGCAGTGAAAACACCATATTGGACAGAACGGTGGGGGATTATTATCTTTATTATGCTTTTAGTCATTGCAATGGGCTACGTCATACCGATAGTAGAATTTATCGTTCATGCACCGCCAGGATCCCCTCCTTTTAGAACATGGTAA
- a CDS encoding SCO family protein yields the protein MKKIQRTTLSSIIVLLFGFTIFFIGTDGFKAFTAETARVNALIDAKPSFPQVTLEDSNGRTYTLSEFEGKYVFITFIYTSCGTVCPMMELNMRDVLHGIPSTYIGKDIIFLSISFDPERDDPETLDAYKDYFSADGELWRMARVNNAEELDALLETFGVIVIPDGSGDFSHNSAFYLVDQSGILIDVMDYTDVDTATKKLLDLLENETEEK from the coding sequence TTGAAAAAAATTCAACGAACTACCCTATCTTCTATTATCGTTCTTTTATTTGGATTCACGATTTTTTTTATTGGAACTGACGGCTTTAAAGCATTTACAGCTGAAACAGCAAGAGTAAATGCTTTAATTGATGCTAAACCATCCTTTCCTCAAGTGACATTAGAGGATAGCAACGGAAGAACGTATACACTGTCCGAGTTTGAAGGAAAATATGTGTTTATTACCTTTATTTACACTTCATGTGGAACGGTATGTCCGATGATGGAACTAAATATGAGAGATGTACTTCACGGAATTCCTAGTACGTATATCGGAAAAGATATTATATTTCTCAGTATTAGCTTTGATCCTGAACGAGACGATCCTGAAACACTTGATGCGTATAAAGACTATTTTAGTGCGGATGGTGAGTTGTGGAGAATGGCAAGAGTGAATAATGCGGAAGAATTGGACGCTTTATTAGAGACCTTCGGCGTTATCGTAATACCAGACGGTAGTGGTGACTTTTCGCATAACTCCGCATTTTATTTAGTAGATCAATCTGGAATCTTAATTGATGTCATGGACTACACTGATGTTGATACGGCTACTAAAAAACTATTAGACCTTTTAGAAAACGAAACGGAGGAAAAATAA
- a CDS encoding YkyB family protein, producing MNTKTNDTPSLQHIKSALYTVNRHAKTALDSRELYYLKRKTLKKLVEENLAEKICLEYSLNPSKGFQSSVVLVRVGHSKSKEPFYFHTIAEKSDFKLEHKGKINQSIQNPRVQMALVTAKSILYKYLGETPKQKKTSHKNKNKKLESVFVSSYLDGRKRF from the coding sequence ATGAATACAAAAACAAATGATACACCTAGTTTGCAGCATATTAAAAGTGCATTGTATACTGTTAACCGCCACGCAAAGACGGCGTTAGATTCTCGTGAGTTATATTATTTAAAGAGGAAAACATTAAAGAAATTAGTTGAAGAGAACCTAGCAGAAAAAATATGCCTTGAATATAGTTTAAACCCAAGCAAAGGATTTCAAAGCTCTGTAGTACTTGTAAGAGTAGGTCATTCTAAAAGCAAGGAACCATTTTACTTTCATACAATAGCAGAAAAAAGTGATTTTAAGCTAGAGCACAAAGGTAAGATAAACCAATCCATCCAGAACCCTCGCGTCCAAATGGCGTTAGTAACTGCAAAAAGTATTCTTTATAAATACTTAGGAGAAACCCCAAAACAGAAAAAAACCTCTCATAAGAATAAAAATAAAAAGCTAGAAAGTGTATTCGTATCTTCCTATTTAGATGGGAGAAAAAGATTTTAA
- a CDS encoding carbon-nitrogen hydrolase family protein, which produces MTNKVKIGMIQMLVEAGQIDVNIARACTMVREAAAKGCSIVVLPECMDIGWTYPRAKDMAYPIPGYCSDVFCDIAKELNIHVVVGLTERCGNHLYNTAIMISNVGEIILKHRKINELDFALDVYSVGDRTNVIDTEFGRIGLAVCADLRAENDPIGNTIGLMGARILLSPCSWAVRRDHNNEKEPYGQEWVDPYKNLANKYHMAVIGVSNVGVIKGGEWNEWKVIGCSLAVGRDGNVIMQGTYGEQAEELLIVEV; this is translated from the coding sequence ATGACAAATAAGGTGAAAATTGGAATGATCCAAATGTTAGTTGAGGCTGGGCAAATAGATGTAAATATAGCTCGCGCCTGTACGATGGTTCGCGAAGCTGCAGCGAAAGGTTGCAGCATTGTCGTTTTACCTGAATGCATGGACATAGGGTGGACATATCCTCGTGCAAAGGATATGGCTTATCCGATACCGGGATATTGCAGCGACGTGTTTTGTGATATTGCGAAAGAGCTAAACATTCATGTAGTTGTGGGTTTAACAGAAAGGTGCGGAAATCATCTTTATAATACGGCTATTATGATTTCTAATGTAGGAGAAATTATTTTAAAGCATCGAAAAATTAATGAATTAGATTTTGCTCTTGACGTTTATTCTGTCGGTGATAGGACGAACGTCATTGATACTGAATTTGGTAGAATTGGTTTAGCAGTTTGTGCAGATCTTCGTGCGGAAAATGATCCAATTGGGAATACGATAGGTTTAATGGGTGCACGTATCCTGTTGTCTCCTTGCTCATGGGCTGTTAGACGAGATCACAATAATGAAAAAGAGCCTTATGGTCAAGAGTGGGTTGACCCATATAAAAACTTAGCAAACAAATATCACATGGCTGTTATTGGGGTAAGTAATGTTGGAGTAATAAAAGGTGGAGAATGGAATGAATGGAAGGTGATAGGTTGCTCGTTAGCCGTTGGTAGAGATGGGAACGTAATTATGCAAGGTACATATGGAGAACAAGCAGAGGAATTGTTAATTGTAGAGGTTTAA
- a CDS encoding ABC transporter ATP-binding protein, which produces MVLKMENVYLKREGNWLLQDITWHVNKGEHWTVYGLNGAGKTALLNLINAYYFPTKGQVTVLGMEFGKTYLAEQLRSKIGFVSASLQEKIHLGDNAFEVVLSGAFASIGLYETPTDAMRKKAVSLLEQLECLSHANRNYETLSQGEKQRVLIARALMADPALLILDEPTNGLDFIAREKLLQSIDQIAKNPNGPTIIFITHYAEEILPVFNKILLLKQGQVFASGNIKTLLTGENLSKFFDFSVSVNWNHNRPLLSIKNS; this is translated from the coding sequence TTGGTTTTAAAGATGGAAAATGTTTATTTAAAACGAGAGGGGAATTGGCTGCTACAAGACATTACTTGGCACGTAAATAAGGGAGAACATTGGACAGTTTATGGCTTAAATGGGGCTGGTAAAACTGCACTGTTAAATTTGATAAATGCCTATTATTTTCCGACAAAAGGCCAAGTAACTGTTCTAGGAATGGAATTTGGAAAAACGTATTTAGCAGAACAACTCCGCTCGAAGATTGGTTTTGTATCAGCTTCCCTACAAGAAAAGATTCATTTAGGTGATAATGCATTCGAAGTAGTTCTTAGTGGTGCTTTCGCATCAATTGGTCTATACGAAACGCCTACTGACGCCATGAGGAAAAAAGCAGTTTCCTTGCTAGAGCAGTTAGAGTGCTTATCGCATGCAAATCGTAACTATGAAACATTATCTCAAGGGGAAAAACAGAGAGTATTAATTGCTCGTGCTTTAATGGCAGATCCTGCATTACTCATTTTAGACGAACCGACAAATGGTCTAGATTTTATTGCAAGAGAAAAATTACTACAATCCATCGACCAAATTGCAAAGAATCCAAATGGACCAACAATTATTTTTATTACTCATTATGCTGAAGAAATTCTGCCTGTATTTAATAAAATACTATTATTAAAACAAGGACAAGTTTTTGCTTCTGGAAATATTAAAACATTGCTCACTGGAGAGAATCTATCAAAATTCTTCGACTTTTCAGTCAGTGTAAATTGGAATCACAATCGGCCATTATTATCAATAAAAAACAGTTAA